From Periophthalmus magnuspinnatus isolate fPerMag1 chromosome 1, fPerMag1.2.pri, whole genome shotgun sequence:
TCGTTATCTCTGAGCTGAGGTTCAGGCTTTGAGCTGCTGTGACTTCATTAAAGGCTGGTTAGCTTCATAGTCCCTCAGGTTCAATCCCTCAGGTTCAGTCCCTCAGGTTTAGTCCCTCGGGTTTAGTCCCTCAGGTTCAGTCCCTCAGGTTCAGTCCCTCAGGTTTAGTCCCTCGGGTTTAGTCCCTCAGGTTCAGTCCCTCAGGTTCAGTCCCTCAGGTTTAGTCCCTCAGGTTCAATCCCTCAGGTTCAGTCCCTTGGGTTCAATCCCTCAGGTTCAGTCCCTCAGGTTCAGTCCCTCAGGTTCAGTCCCTCAGGTTTAGTCCCTCAGGTTCAATCCCTCGGGTTTAGTCCCTCAGGTTCAGTCCCTCGGGTTTAGTCCCTCAGGTCCCTCAGGTTTAGTCCCTCAGGTTCAGTCCCTCGGGTTTAGTCCCTCAGGTTTAGTCCCTCAGGTTTAGTCCCTCAGGTTCAGTCCCTCGGGTTTAGTCCCTCGGGTTTAGTCCCTCAGGTTTAGTCCCTCAGGTCCCTCAGGTTTAGTCCCTCAGGTTCAGTCCCTCAGGTTCAGTCCCTCAGGTTTAGTCCCTCAGGTCCCTCAGGTTTAGTCCCTCAGGTTTAGTCCCTCAGGTTCAGTCCCTCAGGTTTAGTCCCTCAGGTTTAGTCCCTCAGGTTCAGTCCCTCAGGTTCAGTCCCTCAGGTTCAGTCCCTCAGGTTCAGTCCCTCAGGTTCAGTCCCTCAGGTTTAGTCCCTCAGGTCCCTCAGGTTTAGTCCCTCAGGTTTAGTCCCTCAGGTTTAGTCCCTCAGGTTTAGTCCCTCAGGTCCCTCAGGTTTAGTCCCTCAGGTCCCTCAGGTTTAGTCCCTCAGGTTTAGTCCCTCAGGTCCCTCAGGTTTAGTCCCTCAGGTTCAGTCCCTCAGGTTTAGTCCCTCAGGTTCAGTCCCTCAGGTTTAGTCCCTCAGGTTCAGTCCCTCAGGTTCAGTCCCTCAGGTTTAGTCCCTCAGGTTCAGTCCCTCAGGTTTAGTCCCTCAGGTTCAGTCCCTCAGGTTCAGTCCCTCAGGTTTAGTCCCTCAGGTTCAGTCCCTCAGGTTCAGTCCCTCAGGTTCAGTCCCTCAGGTTCAGTCCCTCAGGTTCAGTCCCTCGGGTTCAGTCCCTCAGGTTCAGTCCCTCGGGTTCAGTCCCTCAGGTTCAGTCCCTCAGGTTCAGTCCCTCAGGTTTAGTCCCTCGGGTTCAGTCCCTCAGGTTTAGTCCCTCGGGTTCAGTCCCTCAGGTTTAGTCCCTCAGGTTCAGTCCCTCAGGTTCAGTccctcaggtttagtcccgctgCTTTAGTCATAatcgtgttttctgtttttcaggccGCGCTCCGTGTACCGCCCGCTGTACCCTCTGGCCCCCAGCAGAGGTCAGGCTCTACTCAAACATTCACCTTTTTAGACTTTTAAATCAGAGCATCTCACACTTTGTTCCTGTTTTTGTTGCAGGTGACGATGACGGTGAGTCCAGCTCCTGTAACCGGAGAGTTTCActgatttaaatgttattttcatggttttaaatgtgtgtgtgtttggtgcagGAGAGGCCTTCTACAACTGGCTCGAAGGTCAGTGAGTTTTACATTTACCATAAAATCATCATCATTTCAAATAAAGGACACAAATAACATGAAATATAATCAAAGGCCTCGTACAGATTTATGTTAGTGAAGTGTTTTTACTAAATACTGAGATTTCAGACTCAGTCCCAGTACGATTTTGATCCCACAGTGATGagaaacactttctttagacaatggGATGGTACTTTCTTCTTTTCCCATGTGGCCTCATGTCTGTGGACTctaaccctcagtcgtccaggttccACAGGTTCCACGAGCGTAAACTTCTCTGTTCACTCTAAATATTCAGGACGGCTTCATTTATGTGAAagggactttttagtatcgacaccTGCGCAAATCAGACAcgtaataaaactatttaaactGGAAACTCAGGACTTTTGACAGGAGGCATTTAGTTTGAGTTTGGAGAGTAGGCAAGTGTTGAGATGTTCGGGTGTTCAGGGGTTCAGATGTTCAGGGGTTCGGGTGTTCAGATGTTTAGGTGTTCAGATGTTCGGGTGTTCAGATGTTTAGGTGTTCAGATGTTTAGGTGTTCAGATGTTCGGGTGTTCAGATGTTTAGGTGTTCAGATGTTTAGGTGTTCAGATGTTCGAGTGTTCAGATGTTTAGGTGTTCAGATGTTTGGGTGTTCAGATGTTCGGGTGTTCAGATGTTCGGGTGTTCAGATGTTCGGGTGTTCAGATGTTCGGGTGTTCAGATGTTCGGGTGTTCAGATGTTTGCATGTTCAGATGTTCGGGTGTTCAGATGGTCAAGTGTTCAGGTGTTGGTCTGTTCCTCAGGTCTGTGTTTGGAGAAGAGAGTGTTCTACAGACTCATCTCTGGACTCCACAGCAGCATCAACATCCACCTGAGCGCCGAGTACCTGCTCGATGGTAAATGAATACTAACACTACTTATACTtgtcctactactactactactgctactactactactactactactgcgacaTCAGCCGTTTAGctcgtgctaatgctaatgctacgaGTGTTGCCACTGCTCAAAGGTCAAAGTTGTGAGAGGAGTTTGAATCAGTCAAATCGTCCCTTTAAAAGTGATTTATGATGAAGTGGATTAAACCGTTGGGCTGTGGCCTCGTTTGGACTTGTTTGGACTAGTTTGGTCTCGCTCCATTTTGACTCCATCCTGTTCAGACGAGTCAAAGTCTCGGCTCTAAATCTTAAACTTGGGCCACGTTTGGTTCATGAGCCTTTTGTGCTGATGTTTATCCATTCGTTCCTTCTGGAGACGTCGATCCGTTCGTTCCTTTTGGAGACTTGTTTGCTGTATTGTCTCTTGTTGAAAAATCTAAAATCCATAGAAAAAATCCATAGATCAGGACATCACAGAAACAcagatttaatataaaaatagtcTTGTGTAAAAAGCATAAATGTGTAGAATGTGACGTATTTAATGAGACGCTGTTTAGTCGTGTCATTTACACTGAACATTCAGTATTTTTAACGCACCTCGACAGTGTGACGTTTGTAAATGGATCGATTGAACCTTCAAACATCTTTAAactgttctttttttcttccgAGCGCTGGGGTCGGTTCATATAAACCAGAGTTCAGAGCGGCCATAAGTATTACCACACATTATCACAACATTTGTCCTAAAACTCACAATAATCAACCATGTTCAAGGATAAACATGTCACCACGACTTCTCTGTGCTATAGAAAACATTTACCACTAACAGTACAGCAGCCATTCACCGTCAGTGTTATTTTAGTAAAACACAAGGCAAGAAGAAGGAATTTAGAAAAGGTCTGCAGCGTGACAGTGACTTAAAGAGTATTTGAGACAGAATCGTGAGGGACAGAGGGTTGGACTCCAGAACATCCAGCACAAACACAACCGTCCGATTTTCTTTTCCTTCAGCTGAATACGAAGCCAAAAATATCGTTTGATTTGTGTCGTGATGGAACGCGGGGCCttgataagttttcttcttcccactccttttcgagcttgtaTAAGAGCAAACTGTGAGATGTGCTTTAGGTGTTTCTGtgctggaaaaataaataaataaatgactgaaGAGTAGCCATGGGTAGGAGGGCGTGGCCACGTTTAAAAGTACATGAAATCTAACGAGTCGAGAACAACCgagcagaaaaatacaataacaaataataaaataaagaaactcCTCCCCCCGTCGTACTATAAAGTAACAGTAATGGCTCTGTAACTCTGGGACTTGGTGAgcgtctgtggagaggagagcagctcCCGTGTTTTAACAgtatttctcttctctccttctccgaCAGAGGGCTGGGGCCGCTCCGTGTGGGGCCCTAACCCGTCCGAGTTCCGGCGCAGGTTTGATTCTTTGGAGGGGACGCGGCGCCTGAAGAacctctacttcctgtttctgaTCGAGCTGCGAGCGCTGTTCAAAGTGGCGCCGTACTTCGAGCGCTCCGTGGTTCATCTGTACACGGGGAAGAGCCAGGAGGATCAGAGGACCAAGGACCTGCTGCTGAAGCTCTTCACAGAGATAAGGTCAGATCCAGAGCCTGGACATACATCTGGACATAGTGACCCTCGAGCctccacgttccaaacaggaagtgggcgTGTCCATCGCTCCAGTTCACTTACCTCTGTacctgctgtcagactcattttggtcttaaatgttcgtattaatccgctctacatgatcctgccgttttattagggctgtagtcgacaAAGTCGTTTTGAAAgcaaaagctttcaaaactaTTCTGTATCTGGTCGTGTCTCAGTTCGTCAGTTTCTCACTTCGTCAGCTGCATTTGAAggtctgtcccatttcatgcaccgaCGAATGTGAAGCGGCGTGTTTCTGAGCAGACGCCACGCACtgatataaatatacacacatgcacttcTTCTATGGCACAaataatgtatattttcttaaagttgtgTAATAATGTTCCAGGTGATTCTTCCAAACTGTAGCTgtatatttgtctattgatattcaaagggaaagattaattctttactttatttctgtttgatttAATGAACGGCTGCAACGACGACACGATAAAGAATTCAaagtaaaattgtaattatttcagagtctgttttaaacatttagctcattagtcagcGGCGTCACGGTGGCTACGTGACGTAACATAAGTGACGTAGCATAAGTGACGTAGCATAAGTGACGTAGCATAAGTGACGTAGCATAAGTGACGTAGCATAAGTGACGTAGCATAAGTGACGTAGCATAAGTGACGTAGCATAAGTGACGTAGCATAAGTGACGTAGCATAAGTGACGTAGCATAAGTGACGTAGCATAAGTGACGTAGCATAAGTGACGTAGCATAAGTGACGTAGCATAAGTGACGTAGCATAAGTGACGTAGCATAACTGACGTAACATGAGTGACGTAACATTAGCGGTTGACGTACTCTCTGTGGCGTAGGCCTGTCCTATTTCGACACGTCTTTCGTGGTTGATGGAGGCCACACAGGAGCAGCCTTCATCGGAGGAAATGTGCAAacggcgaattgagacacggttcatgcaaaaactactaattatacatttaaataccaCAGAATAATTCTTCAGCTCATGTTTCTTCTTTTGTCCCATAAAAAATCcttttcatataaataaaatgatttgtcGACTGAGACGCCATCAGCCGACTGAAGGACTGAAGGACTGAAGGACTGAAGGACTGAAGGACTGAAGGACTGAAGGACTGACGGACTGAGGGACTGAGGGACTGAAGGACTGAAGGACTGAGGGACTGCAGcccttttattttactattttgatATGATTTTCGACAGTGTTAAGCTCAGTctcacctcctctgtctctgtgtgtctctgtgtgtctctgtgtgtctctgtgtgtctctgtgtgtctctgtgtgtctctgtgtgtctctgtgtgtctctgtgtgtctctgtctctgtgtctctgtacaGGGCCTTCCCCATGCATTTTGATGAGAGGTCCATGTTCGCTGGAAACACTTTGGAGGCCAAGACCCTGAAGGTGAGACTAGAACCTGGGACCAGCTCCACAAACGAGTCGTGTCTTATTTTAAGTCTTATGGAGTAAAATCCTTTCACCTGACAGTGATCAGGTGtttggagttgaataatggctccactttctgaagatgttGTGACAAAATCacctttgtttatttattctgacAGACGTTTTTAttccgtgtggagtttaaacgTGGCTCTTGTCTCGTAGGAGGAGTTCAGGCTTCActtcaaaaacatctccaagaTCATGGACTGTGTGGGCTGCAGCAAGTGTCGCCTCTGGGGGAAACtacaggtctggaccaggactggaccaggactggaccaggactggacaaaGACTGAGACTGGACAGAGACTGGACTAAAGCATGACTAAAGGAAAACTGAACCTAGAACTAGGtctgaccaggactgaaaccagacAGAACCTGGTCTCGTTATAATACCGCTCtttggtctctctctggtctctggtctttctTTGGTCTTTCTTTGGTCTTTCTCTGGTctttctctggtctctggtctggttttgatcctggtctctggtctttctTTGGTctttctctggtctctggtctctttataatcccggtctctggtctctctcagACCCAGGGCCTGGGCACGGCTCTGAAGATCCTGTTTTCAGAACGTGAGATCCAGAGTCTCCCGGAGCACAGTCCATCCAGAGGCTTCCAGCTCAGTCGCCAGGAGATCGTGGCCCTGGTCAATGCTTTCGCCAGGTACACCTCACCTGTACACCACCTGTACACCACCTGTACACCTCACCTGTACACCACCTGTACACCACCTGTACACCACACCTGTACACCACACCTGTACACCACACCTGTGCGCCGCCTTACCTGTACTCCACCTGTACACCTCACCTGTACTCCACCTGTACACCTCACCTGTACTCCACCTGTACACCACACCTGTACGCCTCACCTGTACTCCACCTGTACACTACACCACACTGTCTCCAGCTCCGGTTAAACTGGAGCGATTCTAaatcttctctctcttgtttcttAGAGTATCGACCAGTATTTACCAGCTGCATAATTTCCGCTCGATGCTGAACGAGGAGAGGTGACATCATCAGAAGGGGACGGAGGAAACTGCAGCGCGTGGATTCAAGATGGCGGCTGCAGGGTGTTCATAGGAAAGATGTGAGTGTTTCTGCCTCTAGAGAGCGCTCTCTGGACTtttaaggagagaggaggactttaggctcctgtctgcttttgtctacacctgtctgcacctgtctacacctgtctacacctgttacgccctctgctggtgttaGCACGACCTACTTTCTACCCGATGTGAGTCATTTCTGCTGTTTTAGACAAATACAAAGCTTCAAATCTGGTCACATTCTTCGCTCTTTTAggatctaacccaggactaaactggatttTACAAGGAATTTGTCTGGACTCAGGTCTGTACTAGGAATATACTAGGTTTATAttaggtctacaccaggtctacaccaggtctacaccaggtctacaccaggtctacaccaggtctacaccaggtctatagtagctctgaaccaggactcacccACGACTGAACCACATCTATATTAGGACTAACCCAAGACCTAAACCTGGATTTTACAAGGAATTTgtctggactgaaccaggactgaaccaggactgaaccaggactgaaccaggtctgaaccaggtctgaaccaggtctgaaccaggtctgaaccaggactgaaccaggactgaaccaggactgaaccaggactgaacatatacacatatacctctaggactaacccaggacataatcagatctaaaccaggtttaggaCTTTGCTGAACTCTTAACTGATGATATTTCAGACTGAAATAGGACtaaaaaccaaaactaaatgtGTGGTCATCATGAACTTGCACTTGATtaggactaaagccggactggacccaggactaaagccggactgacccaggactaaagccggactgacccaggactaaagccggactgacccaggactaaagccggactggACCccggactaaagccggactggACCccggactaaagccggactggacccaggactaaagccggactggACCccggactaaagccggactggACCccggactaaagccggactgaccccaggactaaagccggactggacccaggactaaagccggactggaccccaggactaaagccggactgaccccaggactaaagccggactggacccaggactaaagccggactggaccccaggactaaagccggactgaccccaggactaaagccggactgaacccaggactaaagctggatcAGCCCGGGCGCTTGCTCTGCTGCCTGTTCACTGCTGTGTCACTTTTTGAACTGCTCTTTGTGGGTCAGGGGCTGGACTCAGGAGACTCCATTTTTAGTCTTAATGAAAAACGGCTCAACAGCGCCACCTCCAAAATCTATGTACACTGCATCAATGAGAGCCTCGCCCCGAAAAAGGAAACTTAGAGCAAAAATAAtcaggacatgtaaaaaatggcattatggccccgccctaaacccCACAGGCCCCGCCCTAAACCCCACAGGAAGTCAAAATCACTCGTCATAATCTTTTGACATCTCCAACAGTTTTCACCAAAAACACTTCACACTTGGCCAAAACACAAACCCATGTGCGATAAAAGGATACACACCCAAACACAGCggccattttgagtttttttcaacAAACTTGTCCTTGGGTTTTTAAGTCGGTGTCTGGACATGACGAGCGCCCAAAAcgaagcggccattttgaaaaacatggtCAGATTCAAACCCAGTGTAGCGTCTGTGTGTTTTGACGAGCTGGACAAAATGATGTGTGGATTAAAATTCTGTCTTTCAAAATgtctctccagcgccccctgcagagtGAACATTTATGACACTGTAAATATCAAGTCGCATGTGGACCGCGccgtttgagttttattttacatttgacagAGAAAGAATAAAGGCAACTATCAAAAATCTCTGACGCACGTTTGCCCTTTTTGTGGTTCTCCTGAGTTCAGCCCGACTTTATCCTCTCGAATGAAACAGTGACAAACGTTACATCCATCAACAAGCGTCCAAACTTAAAGACGGGGTTTTATA
This genomic window contains:
- the ero1b gene encoding ERO1-like protein beta; this translates as MWRVTLQAVAVLLASWLLGSCVWGWFQTNGAGKPQTQHSGHRSSEDRSCFCHLTGDLDDCFCDVESIDVFNNFKIYPKIKKLTERDYFRYYRVNLKRPCPFWPDDSHCDIKDCHVEPCPESKVPVGIKSGNYNKYSQAANSETEVTECEQAKELGAINSTLSNQSKKAFADWARHDDAQEHFCELDDETSPDAEYVDLLLNPERFTGYKGASAWRVWNSIYEENCFKPRSVYRPLYPLAPSRGDDDGEAFYNWLEGLCLEKRVFYRLISGLHSSINIHLSAEYLLDEGWGRSVWGPNPSEFRRRFDSLEGTRRLKNLYFLFLIELRALFKVAPYFERSVVHLYTGKSQEDQRTKDLLLKLFTEIRAFPMHFDERSMFAGNTLEAKTLKEEFRLHFKNISKIMDCVGCSKCRLWGKLQTQGLGTALKILFSEREIQSLPEHSPSRGFQLSRQEIVALVNAFARVSTSIYQLHNFRSMLNEER